From one Streptomyces sp. N50 genomic stretch:
- a CDS encoding DUF1304 domain-containing protein, which yields METLANVLVGLVAALHLYILVLEMFLWEKKPGRGLHGFDPEMARATAPLAANQGLYNGFLAAGLVWGLIAADPTGFRAQVFFLSCVVIAGVYGTVTANRRILFAQALPGAVALAAVLIAR from the coding sequence ATGGAAACGCTCGCGAACGTGCTGGTCGGACTGGTGGCCGCGCTGCATCTGTACATCCTGGTGCTCGAAATGTTCCTGTGGGAGAAGAAGCCCGGGCGCGGTCTGCACGGCTTCGACCCCGAGATGGCCAGAGCCACCGCACCGCTCGCCGCCAACCAGGGCCTGTACAACGGCTTCCTCGCCGCGGGTCTGGTCTGGGGCCTGATCGCCGCCGACCCGACCGGCTTCCGCGCCCAGGTCTTCTTCCTCAGCTGCGTCGTGATCGCGGGCGTCTACGGCACGGTGACGGCGAACCGGCGCATCCTGTTCGCCCAGGCGCTCCCCGGCGCGGTGGCCCTGGCCGCCGTGCTGATCGCCCGGTGA
- a CDS encoding TetR/AcrR family transcriptional regulator, with translation MNRAEPEDRRAARTRARLRQALLDECAEHPLEEVGVAALARRAGVGRATFYVHYDGLEALAVDACADVVREAVEALHAWRGRPDPVHAPPALPEFFAGLLPHAALYRALLSPGGGGPLGRVLHRDLRAYSLRERELAGAADAPLVASAVAGTFGGVLADWLHGELEGTPEEIADQVWQLLVALHMSR, from the coding sequence GTGAACCGCGCCGAGCCCGAGGACCGGCGGGCCGCCCGCACCCGGGCACGGCTGCGCCAGGCCCTCCTCGACGAGTGCGCCGAACACCCCCTGGAAGAGGTCGGCGTCGCCGCCCTGGCACGCCGGGCGGGGGTCGGCCGGGCAACCTTCTACGTCCACTACGACGGCCTGGAAGCGCTTGCCGTCGACGCCTGCGCGGACGTCGTACGGGAGGCCGTGGAGGCACTGCACGCGTGGCGCGGCCGGCCCGACCCGGTGCACGCGCCGCCCGCGCTGCCGGAGTTCTTCGCGGGCCTGCTTCCCCACGCGGCCCTGTACCGCGCCCTGTTGAGCCCGGGCGGCGGCGGTCCGCTCGGCCGGGTGCTGCACCGGGACCTGCGCGCCTACAGCCTCCGCGAGCGCGAACTCGCGGGCGCGGCGGACGCCCCGCTGGTCGCCTCGGCCGTCGCCGGGACCTTCGGCGGGGTCCTCGCGGACTGGCTGCACGGGGAGTTGGAGGGCACGCCGGAGGAAATCGCCGACCAGGTATGGCAGTTGCTGGTCGCGCTGCACATGAGCAGGTGA
- a CDS encoding ATP-binding protein — translation MELATPPPAARAPVAWYGWWLMPLALGGGTVAATFMSPERIAATAAGAAATVASAVCVRLLVRSQARLCRSESGFRTAQAEHSQQWQQHVAGLERKFSTERATLEAQLTEHAGVYETRLADTSGAYEAQLAEQARAFEERLTQQAASYEAQLADQAEVWQEQLAHQLAAVARLADEQLPEALAQLRAGDAIDDLLPAANQCAKVSAELQAELRKVLRTSLIGVEEEFNRSTSAEQAVISIGNRIHVLTSKLRGRLHELQGEHGRLPAVASGLMELDQEIGPADCLAASVGVLGGSDRPGRQWQEPQRLLSVVRGGIGRIKDFHRVDVRQLPELGVDGGLVDHLTLIFAHLLDNAARYSPPTEPVIVSGKEVPNGVGIEIQDSGKGLSEESKREAEHALAGTGAGPGLGGVSEDASIGLRVVGTLARRYGIRVTFADSPWLGTSVVVVVPHKYFSRLPASAVTGTPSFQAAAKAALTRVPDDGTPAETTEAADTTPGGLPRRRSKRGETARPQPAGRTGEMAVSAVPPDASFTGLAAFATAGREAPGEEPASAGREFTEHSTEESDEST, via the coding sequence ATGGAACTCGCCACTCCGCCACCGGCGGCGCGGGCACCTGTCGCCTGGTACGGCTGGTGGCTGATGCCGCTGGCCTTGGGGGGCGGGACCGTCGCCGCCACGTTCATGAGTCCGGAGCGAATAGCCGCGACCGCGGCCGGAGCGGCGGCCACGGTGGCCAGTGCCGTGTGCGTACGACTGCTCGTCCGGAGCCAGGCTCGACTGTGCCGTTCCGAAAGCGGTTTCCGCACCGCGCAGGCCGAGCACTCCCAGCAGTGGCAGCAGCATGTGGCGGGCCTGGAGCGGAAGTTCAGTACCGAACGCGCCACGCTGGAGGCGCAGCTGACCGAACACGCCGGTGTCTACGAGACCCGGCTCGCCGACACCTCCGGCGCCTATGAGGCCCAACTCGCCGAGCAGGCACGGGCGTTCGAGGAGCGGCTGACCCAGCAGGCCGCGTCCTACGAGGCGCAGCTCGCCGACCAGGCCGAGGTCTGGCAGGAGCAGCTGGCCCACCAGCTCGCCGCCGTGGCCCGCCTCGCCGACGAGCAACTCCCCGAGGCGCTCGCGCAGTTGCGTGCCGGTGACGCCATCGACGACCTGCTGCCGGCCGCGAACCAGTGCGCGAAGGTCAGCGCCGAGCTCCAGGCCGAACTGCGCAAGGTGCTGCGGACCTCGCTCATCGGCGTCGAGGAGGAGTTCAACCGCTCCACCTCCGCCGAGCAGGCCGTCATCAGCATCGGCAACCGCATCCACGTCCTGACCAGCAAGCTGCGCGGCCGACTGCACGAACTCCAGGGCGAGCACGGGCGGTTGCCCGCCGTCGCCAGCGGTCTGATGGAGCTGGACCAGGAGATCGGCCCCGCCGACTGTCTCGCCGCGAGCGTCGGTGTGCTCGGCGGCTCGGACCGGCCCGGCCGGCAGTGGCAGGAACCGCAGCGCCTGCTCAGCGTGGTGCGCGGCGGCATCGGCCGGATCAAGGACTTCCACCGCGTCGACGTACGCCAGCTGCCCGAACTCGGCGTCGACGGCGGGCTGGTGGACCACCTCACGCTGATCTTCGCCCACCTCCTGGACAACGCGGCCCGCTACTCGCCGCCCACCGAGCCGGTCATCGTCTCCGGCAAGGAGGTGCCCAACGGCGTCGGCATCGAGATCCAGGACTCCGGCAAGGGCCTGAGCGAGGAGTCCAAGCGCGAGGCCGAGCACGCCCTCGCCGGCACCGGCGCGGGCCCCGGACTCGGCGGAGTCTCCGAGGACGCCAGCATCGGCCTCCGCGTCGTCGGCACCCTCGCCCGCCGCTACGGCATCCGCGTCACCTTCGCGGACTCGCCCTGGCTCGGCACCTCGGTCGTCGTCGTGGTCCCGCACAAGTACTTCAGCCGGCTGCCCGCGTCCGCCGTCACCGGCACCCCCTCGTTCCAGGCCGCCGCGAAAGCCGCGCTGACACGTGTCCCGGACGACGGGACCCCGGCCGAGACCACCGAGGCTGCGGACACCACACCCGGCGGGCTGCCCAGGCGCCGTAGCAAGCGCGGCGAGACGGCGCGGCCCCAACCGGCCGGGCGGACCGGGGAGATGGCTGTCTCCGCCGTACCGCCCGACGCCTCCTTCACCGGCCTGGCGGCCTTCGCCACGGCCGGACGGGAGGCGCCGGGGGAGGAACCGGCGTCCGCAGGCCGCGAGTTCACCGAGCACAGCACTGAAGAGAGCGACGAGTCCACATGA
- a CDS encoding NAD(P)-dependent alcohol dehydrogenase, giving the protein MSTTTRAAVVESGGAPFTLGTVELAEPGPHEALVRVVATGLCHTDLGVASGGLPFPLPGVLGHEGAGVVEEVGSAFTGVAPGDHVVLSFTSCGDCRNCQGGHPAYCATWLPLNLIGGRRADGSSTISRDGEPLGGHFFGQSSFAERALVDERSLVRVDPDVPLASIAPLGCGVQTGVGAVWNVLKPRLGDTIVVLGAGAVGLSAVMAAALTPATRIIAVDRVGERLSLAKELGATHTVNAGEADLGETLAVLTDGQGADGIVETTGNVGVLRQGADALAARGTLVVVGAPPFGSEVALDVNGLIPGKRIVGLTLGDSETQSFIPALVRLVKEGRLPLHRLITTYPFADIDQAVRDMSAGKAIKPVLTF; this is encoded by the coding sequence ATGTCCACCACCACGCGCGCGGCCGTCGTCGAGTCGGGCGGCGCACCGTTCACCCTCGGCACAGTCGAGTTGGCCGAGCCGGGTCCGCACGAGGCGCTTGTCCGGGTCGTCGCAACAGGCCTGTGCCACACCGACCTTGGAGTGGCGAGCGGCGGACTGCCCTTCCCGCTCCCCGGAGTTCTCGGTCACGAGGGCGCCGGTGTCGTCGAGGAGGTCGGCTCCGCCTTCACCGGGGTCGCACCCGGCGACCACGTCGTCCTGTCCTTCACGTCCTGCGGCGACTGCCGCAACTGCCAGGGCGGGCACCCCGCCTACTGCGCGACCTGGCTGCCGCTGAACCTCATCGGCGGTCGCCGTGCCGACGGCAGCAGCACCATCAGCCGTGACGGCGAACCCCTCGGCGGGCACTTCTTCGGCCAATCCTCGTTCGCCGAGCGGGCGTTGGTCGACGAGCGCAGCCTGGTGAGGGTCGACCCGGACGTGCCGCTGGCGTCGATCGCCCCACTGGGCTGCGGAGTTCAGACCGGGGTCGGCGCCGTCTGGAACGTCCTCAAGCCCCGGCTCGGCGACACGATCGTGGTACTCGGCGCCGGAGCCGTCGGCCTGTCCGCTGTGATGGCGGCCGCGCTCACCCCGGCCACCCGGATCATCGCCGTCGACCGCGTCGGCGAACGCCTGTCACTGGCAAAGGAGTTGGGCGCCACCCACACCGTCAACGCGGGCGAGGCCGACCTCGGTGAGACCCTCGCGGTACTGACCGACGGGCAGGGAGCTGACGGCATCGTCGAGACGACCGGCAACGTCGGCGTCCTCCGCCAGGGCGCCGACGCGCTCGCCGCCCGGGGCACCCTGGTCGTCGTAGGGGCGCCGCCGTTCGGCAGTGAAGTCGCCCTGGACGTCAACGGGTTGATCCCCGGGAAGCGGATCGTGGGCCTCACCCTCGGCGACAGCGAGACGCAGAGCTTCATCCCGGCGCTGGTGCGCCTGGTGAAGGAGGGGCGGCTGCCGCTGCACCGCCTGATCACGACGTATCCGTTCGCGGACATCGACCAGGCGGTGCGGGACATGAGCGCGGGCAAGGCGATCAAGCCGGTGCTCACCTTCTGA
- a CDS encoding cytochrome P450 codes for MTDQTLNGPDAPRGCPVAHGPGEDLTRLYGPDAATDPRGIYERLREQHGSVAPVLLEGDVPAWLVLGYRDNRRVLDSPRQFSRDARIWRDWREGRVAETSPIMPMVGWRPDCVSQDGEPHRRLRGAVTDGLLAAAGRGVRRHATYFANKQIDAFADAGRADLVADYAEYLPMLVLTRILGLPAGDGNRLVESSAQVLKGGEDALLHNDRIIEILGELAERKRAEPGSDFTTALLQHPAGLDAEEVVMHLRLVLIAAHTTTSNLLARVLQRILTDASRLSGLVSGQLTVSAVVEEVMWDTPPLAVLPGRFATADLELGGHRIEEGDLLVLGLAAGNGDPEVRPDAGVSVQGNHSHLAFSSGPHECPGQSIGQAILEVGVDVLLHRLPGLRLGVAVEELTSTASTWESRLDRLPVEFAV; via the coding sequence ATGACCGACCAGACGTTAAACGGCCCCGATGCTCCGAGGGGCTGCCCAGTCGCTCACGGCCCGGGTGAGGACCTCACCCGGCTGTACGGGCCGGACGCGGCGACCGATCCGCGTGGCATCTACGAGCGGCTGCGCGAGCAACACGGTTCTGTGGCACCGGTGTTGCTCGAAGGGGACGTGCCCGCCTGGCTCGTGCTCGGGTACCGCGACAACCGGCGGGTGCTGGACAGTCCCCGGCAGTTCTCCCGGGACGCGCGGATCTGGCGGGACTGGCGGGAGGGGCGGGTCGCGGAGACCTCGCCGATCATGCCGATGGTGGGGTGGCGGCCGGACTGTGTCTCCCAGGACGGGGAGCCGCACCGCCGGCTGCGGGGCGCGGTGACCGACGGGCTGTTGGCCGCGGCCGGGCGGGGTGTCCGGCGGCACGCGACGTACTTCGCCAACAAGCAGATCGACGCGTTCGCGGATGCCGGCCGGGCCGATCTGGTGGCGGATTACGCCGAGTATCTGCCGATGCTCGTCCTCACCCGGATCCTGGGGCTTCCTGCGGGGGACGGGAATCGGCTTGTCGAGTCCAGTGCGCAGGTCCTCAAGGGTGGGGAGGACGCCCTGCTGCACAACGACCGCATCATCGAGATCCTTGGTGAACTCGCCGAGCGCAAGCGGGCCGAGCCGGGTTCAGACTTCACCACCGCGCTTCTTCAGCATCCGGCGGGGCTCGATGCGGAAGAGGTCGTCATGCATCTGCGGCTGGTGCTGATCGCCGCGCACACCACTACCAGCAATCTGTTGGCTCGGGTGTTGCAGCGGATTCTCACGGATGCGTCTCGGCTGTCCGGGCTGGTGAGCGGGCAGTTGACCGTCTCGGCGGTCGTCGAGGAAGTCATGTGGGACACCCCGCCGTTGGCCGTTCTGCCGGGGCGGTTCGCCACGGCGGATCTTGAGCTCGGGGGGCATCGGATCGAGGAGGGGGATCTGCTCGTCCTGGGGCTCGCTGCGGGGAACGGTGATCCGGAGGTTCGGCCCGATGCGGGGGTTTCTGTGCAGGGGAACCATTCGCATCTGGCGTTCAGTTCGGGGCCGCACGAGTGTCCGGGGCAGAGTATCGGGCAGGCGATTCTTGAGGTCGGCGTCGATGTGTTGCTGCATCGGTTGCCGGGGTTGCGGTTGGGGGTGGCTGTGGAGGAGCTGACTTCTACGGCGTCCACGTGGGAGTCTCGATTGGACCGGCTGCCGGTTGAGTTCGCGGTGTAG
- a CDS encoding DUF742 domain-containing protein, translated as MSAPRRPIDPSGLERYYVLTGGRSGPGGSASSLDVATLIVSRAAPVPGMQHEHEEILRRCREPLSVAELGAHLGLPFNILAVLLADLLEADRVEARDPIPAHDAGRGPDLALLEEVLSGLQRL; from the coding sequence ATGAGTGCTCCCCGCCGGCCCATCGACCCCTCCGGTCTGGAGCGTTACTACGTCCTCACCGGGGGGCGCAGCGGACCGGGCGGTTCGGCGTCGAGCCTCGACGTGGCGACCCTCATCGTCTCCCGCGCCGCACCCGTGCCGGGCATGCAGCACGAGCACGAGGAGATCCTCCGGCGCTGCCGCGAGCCGCTGTCGGTGGCCGAACTCGGCGCCCACCTCGGACTGCCCTTCAACATTCTCGCGGTGCTGCTGGCGGATCTGCTGGAGGCAGACCGCGTCGAAGCCCGTGACCCCATCCCGGCGCACGACGCCGGCCGCGGGCCCGACCTCGCGCTCCTTGAGGAGGTACTCAGTGGACTTCAAAGGCTTTGA
- a CDS encoding GlxA family transcriptional regulator, whose amino-acid sequence MQHVERVVVLALDGVYPFELGIPSRIFGAADGHYEVLTCTVDGRPVRTNADFSVAVEHGPEILETADTVVVASMATPRIPTGLPDEIAAALARIRPDARIVSICTAAFVLAAAGLLDGRRATTHWQVVDRFRALYPQVDLDPDVLFVQDGRILTSAGAASGVDICLHIVRTDHGSELANAVARSCVVPPFRDGGQAQYIQQPVPDAGVTSTAATRDWALTRLDEPLALTDLARHAGMSLRTFARRFNDEVGLSPGRWLIQQRVTRARDLLEASDLSVDQIAGRVGFATGASLRQHLHAAIGVSPQAYRRTFQTTR is encoded by the coding sequence ATGCAGCATGTGGAACGGGTCGTGGTCCTGGCGCTCGACGGCGTCTACCCCTTCGAGCTGGGCATCCCCAGCCGTATCTTCGGCGCGGCCGACGGCCACTACGAGGTGCTGACCTGCACGGTCGACGGCCGCCCGGTGCGCACGAACGCCGACTTCTCGGTCGCGGTGGAGCACGGCCCCGAGATCCTCGAAACGGCGGACACGGTCGTGGTCGCCTCCATGGCGACCCCGCGCATCCCCACCGGGCTGCCCGACGAGATCGCCGCCGCCCTCGCCCGGATCCGCCCGGACGCGCGGATCGTCTCGATCTGCACGGCCGCCTTCGTGCTCGCCGCCGCCGGTCTCCTCGACGGCCGCCGCGCCACCACCCACTGGCAGGTCGTCGACCGCTTCCGGGCCCTGTATCCGCAGGTCGACCTCGACCCGGACGTGCTCTTCGTCCAGGACGGCCGCATCCTCACCTCCGCCGGCGCGGCCTCCGGAGTCGACATCTGCCTGCACATCGTGCGCACGGACCACGGCAGCGAACTCGCCAACGCGGTCGCCCGCAGCTGTGTCGTCCCGCCGTTCCGCGACGGCGGCCAGGCCCAGTACATCCAGCAGCCGGTGCCGGACGCCGGGGTCACCAGCACGGCCGCCACCCGCGACTGGGCCCTCACCCGCCTCGACGAGCCCCTCGCCCTGACCGACCTCGCCCGGCACGCCGGCATGAGCCTGCGCACCTTCGCCCGCCGCTTCAACGACGAGGTGGGCCTCAGCCCCGGCCGCTGGCTGATCCAACAGCGGGTCACCCGCGCCCGCGACCTCCTGGAGGCCAGCGACCTCTCGGTCGACCAGATCGCCGGCCGCGTCGGCTTCGCCACGGGCGCGTCCCTGCGGCAGCACCTGCACGCGGCGATCGGGGTCTCCCCGCAGGCGTACCGGCGTACGTTCCAGACAACGCGCTGA
- a CDS encoding roadblock/LC7 domain-containing protein — MTQQGTDVSWALRDLVESIPEIRFALVASSDGKAITSFGAEDPDDVDRFAAVVAGLQALAQPVAEQFPKYAGQLRLAMIEVDGGHLFVVRAGVETYLGVLAREGLDQGLLGHQMRDLARRMGELLGTTARLEEHSG; from the coding sequence ATGACGCAACAGGGAACCGACGTGAGCTGGGCGCTCCGCGATCTGGTGGAGAGCATCCCGGAGATCCGCTTCGCCCTCGTGGCCTCCAGCGACGGCAAGGCGATCACGTCGTTCGGCGCGGAGGACCCCGACGACGTGGACCGCTTCGCGGCCGTGGTGGCCGGCCTGCAGGCGCTGGCCCAGCCGGTCGCGGAGCAATTCCCCAAGTACGCGGGGCAGTTGCGGCTGGCGATGATCGAGGTCGACGGCGGCCACCTCTTCGTCGTCCGGGCGGGTGTGGAGACGTATCTCGGCGTACTGGCCCGGGAGGGCCTCGACCAGGGCCTGCTCGGACACCAGATGCGGGACCTGGCCCGCAGGATGGGTGAACTCCTCGGCACCACCGCGCGCCTGGAGGAGCACTCTGGATGA
- a CDS encoding aldehyde dehydrogenase family protein — translation MTAFEIEPGRLFVGGQWREAADGARTEVVDPSRGRVVTTVAEAGPADVDAAVRAAREAFDNGHWSGLSGRERGRILHRVAELIRENADELARLESLDVGKPITLCHAVDVTNAANDYEHYAALAYSLDGATRDTPLNALAYTKREPLGVVAAITPFNFPLILAGSKLAPALAAGNTVVHKPADETPLSALYMAGLLQRAGVPDGVVNVVTGTGPVAGEALLRHTGVDKIAFTGSTAVGRHAASVAGENLTPVTMELGGNAAHLVFEDADLEKAVGAVIKGFVFNTGQFCMGGPRLLVARPVYSTLLNILADAVPGVPLGDPRLPETVVGPMAGERHLRKVEEYVDLARKEGARIVCGGERLDLDGGYYYKPTVIADLANDSRVVQEEIFGPVLTVQPFDTEDEAVALANSTPYGLASGIQTGNLARAHRIADRLQAGIVWINDWAMLDPNVPFGGVKDSGFGREYGPEGLAAYTRTKSVVVSLD, via the coding sequence ATGACCGCCTTCGAGATCGAACCCGGCCGCCTGTTCGTCGGCGGGCAGTGGCGCGAGGCCGCCGACGGAGCGCGCACCGAGGTGGTCGACCCGTCCCGGGGCCGGGTCGTCACCACGGTCGCGGAGGCGGGCCCCGCCGACGTGGACGCCGCCGTCCGCGCCGCCCGCGAGGCCTTCGACAACGGCCACTGGTCCGGGCTCAGCGGTCGCGAACGCGGCCGGATCCTGCACCGCGTCGCCGAGCTGATCCGCGAGAACGCCGACGAACTGGCCCGGTTGGAGAGCCTGGACGTAGGCAAACCCATCACCCTGTGCCACGCCGTCGACGTCACCAACGCGGCCAACGACTACGAGCACTACGCCGCCCTCGCGTACTCCCTGGACGGCGCCACCCGTGACACCCCCCTCAACGCGCTCGCCTACACCAAGCGCGAGCCGCTCGGCGTGGTCGCCGCGATCACCCCCTTCAACTTCCCGCTGATTCTGGCCGGTTCGAAACTCGCCCCCGCCCTCGCGGCCGGCAACACCGTGGTCCACAAGCCCGCCGACGAGACCCCGCTCAGCGCCCTCTACATGGCCGGACTGCTCCAGCGGGCCGGCGTCCCGGACGGTGTCGTCAACGTCGTCACGGGTACGGGCCCGGTCGCCGGCGAGGCCCTGCTGCGGCACACCGGCGTCGACAAGATCGCCTTCACCGGCTCCACCGCCGTCGGCCGGCACGCCGCGAGCGTCGCCGGCGAGAACCTCACGCCCGTGACCATGGAACTCGGCGGCAACGCGGCCCACCTCGTCTTCGAGGACGCCGACCTGGAGAAGGCCGTCGGCGCGGTCATCAAGGGATTCGTCTTCAACACCGGCCAGTTCTGCATGGGCGGCCCCCGCCTGCTGGTCGCACGCCCGGTCTACAGCACCCTTCTCAACATCCTCGCCGACGCAGTCCCCGGCGTACCGCTCGGCGACCCCCGGCTGCCCGAGACCGTCGTGGGACCGATGGCGGGGGAGAGGCACCTCAGGAAGGTCGAGGAGTACGTCGACCTCGCCCGCAAGGAAGGCGCCCGCATCGTCTGCGGCGGCGAACGGCTCGACCTGGACGGGGGCTACTACTACAAGCCCACCGTCATCGCCGACCTCGCCAACGACTCCCGGGTCGTCCAGGAGGAGATCTTCGGCCCGGTCCTCACCGTGCAGCCCTTCGACACCGAGGACGAGGCCGTCGCACTCGCCAACTCCACGCCCTACGGCCTGGCTTCGGGCATCCAGACCGGCAACCTCGCCCGCGCCCACCGCATCGCCGACCGCCTCCAGGCAGGCATCGTCTGGATCAACGACTGGGCGATGCTCGACCCGAACGTCCCCTTCGGCGGCGTCAAGGACTCCGGCTTCGGCCGCGAGTACGGCCCCGAGGGCCTCGCCGCGTACACCCGGACCAAGTCCGTCGTCGTCTCCCTCGACTGA
- a CDS encoding NADP-dependent oxidoreductase has translation MSTVNTMRVITQNTLGGPEVLEEVQVERPAPRANEILIKVRAAGVNPTDWKHRATGGFLGEPPFTLGWDVSGVVEAVGVGVARFAPGDEVFGMLSYPWGHGSHAEYVAAPARAFVHKPAGIDHVQAGALPLVSLTAWQALVENAELQPGQRVLIHAAAGGVGHVAVQIAKARGAYVIGTASAAKHDFLRELGVDEAIDYRETDFAEAVKDVDVVLDMLGGETALKSLLVLRPGGIVVSIVPMGKPDFYEEAERLGVRAVRMLVDADRADMESIADLVETGKLRATVARTFPLADAAEAHALGATGRTAGKLVLTVD, from the coding sequence ATGAGCACTGTGAACACCATGCGCGTCATCACGCAGAACACCCTCGGCGGTCCCGAGGTCCTGGAAGAAGTACAGGTCGAGCGGCCCGCGCCGCGTGCCAACGAGATCCTGATCAAGGTGCGGGCCGCCGGGGTCAACCCCACCGACTGGAAGCACCGGGCCACCGGCGGCTTCCTCGGCGAGCCGCCGTTCACCCTCGGCTGGGACGTCTCCGGCGTCGTCGAGGCGGTCGGCGTCGGCGTCGCCCGGTTCGCGCCCGGCGACGAGGTCTTCGGGATGCTGTCCTATCCGTGGGGCCACGGCTCGCACGCCGAGTACGTCGCCGCCCCGGCCCGCGCCTTCGTCCACAAGCCGGCCGGGATCGACCACGTCCAGGCGGGCGCGCTCCCCCTGGTCTCGCTGACCGCCTGGCAGGCACTCGTCGAGAACGCCGAACTCCAGCCCGGGCAGCGGGTGTTGATCCACGCGGCGGCCGGCGGGGTCGGGCACGTGGCGGTACAGATCGCCAAGGCGCGCGGCGCCTACGTCATCGGCACGGCGAGCGCGGCCAAGCACGACTTCCTGCGCGAACTCGGCGTCGACGAGGCGATCGACTACCGGGAGACCGACTTCGCCGAGGCCGTCAAGGACGTCGACGTCGTCCTGGACATGCTCGGCGGCGAGACCGCGCTCAAGTCGCTGCTGGTGCTGCGTCCGGGCGGGATCGTGGTCTCCATCGTGCCGATGGGCAAGCCGGACTTCTACGAGGAGGCCGAGCGGCTCGGTGTACGGGCGGTCCGGATGCTCGTCGACGCCGACCGCGCCGACATGGAGTCCATCGCGGACCTCGTCGAGACGGGCAAACTGCGCGCGACGGTCGCCAGGACGTTCCCGCTGGCCGATGCCGCCGAGGCACACGCGCTCGGCGCCACCGGCCGCACCGCGGGCAAGCTGGTGCTGACGGTCGACTGA
- a CDS encoding GTP-binding protein: MDFKGFDHPGSPTGDGTRSVKVMIAGGFGTGKTTMVRSVSDIKPLTTEETLTEASAGDDHLIGVADKTETTVSLDFGKIHLNDELVLYLFGTPGQERFWFLWNGLFKGALGAVVLVDTRRLASSFRAIEEMERQDVPFVIALNVFPDSPEHPVDEIRDALDISPDIPVVACDARDRHSSRDVLVALIRHLKDRSAVVALEPR, translated from the coding sequence GTGGACTTCAAAGGCTTTGACCATCCCGGCTCCCCGACCGGTGACGGGACTCGCTCGGTGAAGGTGATGATCGCCGGCGGTTTCGGCACCGGGAAGACCACGATGGTCCGCTCGGTCAGCGACATCAAGCCGCTCACCACCGAGGAGACCCTCACCGAGGCCAGCGCCGGCGACGACCACCTCATCGGGGTGGCCGACAAGACGGAGACCACCGTCAGCCTCGACTTCGGCAAGATCCACCTCAACGACGAGCTGGTCCTCTACCTGTTCGGGACGCCGGGCCAGGAGCGGTTCTGGTTCCTGTGGAACGGTCTTTTCAAGGGCGCGCTCGGCGCGGTGGTCCTCGTCGACACCCGCCGCCTCGCCTCCAGTTTCCGGGCCATCGAGGAGATGGAGCGGCAGGACGTCCCGTTCGTCATCGCGTTGAACGTCTTCCCCGACTCCCCGGAGCATCCGGTCGACGAGATCCGGGACGCCCTGGACATCTCCCCGGACATCCCCGTCGTGGCCTGCGACGCCCGCGACCGCCACTCCAGCCGTGACGTGCTGGTCGCGCTGATACGGCACTTGAAGGACCGCTCGGCCGTCGTCGCACTGGAGCCCCGATGA